From a region of the Ovis aries strain OAR_USU_Benz2616 breed Rambouillet chromosome 2, ARS-UI_Ramb_v3.0, whole genome shotgun sequence genome:
- the HAND2 gene encoding heart- and neural crest derivatives-expressed protein 2 codes for MSLVGGFPHHPVVHHEGYPFAAAAAAAAAAAASRCSHEENPYFHGWLIGHPEMSPPDYSMALSYSPEYASGAASLDHSHYGGVPPGAGPPGLGGPRPVKRRGTANRKERRRTQSINSAFAELRECIPNVPADTKLSKIKTLRLATSYIAYLMDLLAKDDQNGEAEAFKAEIKKTDVKEEKRKKELNEILKSTVSSNDKKTKGRTGWPQHVWALELKQ; via the exons ATGAGTCTGGTGGGAGGCTTCCCCCACCACCCGGTGGTGCATCATGAGGGCTATCCgttcgccgccgccgccgccgctgctgccgccGCGGCCGCCAGTCGCTGCAGCCACGAGGAGAACCCCTACTTCCACGGCTGGCTCATCGGCCACCCCGAGATGTCGCCCCCCGATTACAGCATGGCCCTGTCCTACAGCCCCGAGTACGCCAGCGGCGCCGCCAGCCTGGACCACTCCCATTACGGGGGGGTGCCGCCGGGCGCTGGGCCCCCAGGCCTGGGGGGGCCGCGCCCGGTGAAGCGCCGGGGCACCGCCAACCGCAAGGAGCGGCGTAGGACTCAGAGCATCAACAGCGCCTTCGCAGAGCTGCGTGAGTGCATCCCCAACGTGCCCGCCGACACCAAGCTCTCCAAGATCAAGACTCTGCGCCTGGCCACCAGCTACATCGCCTACCTCATGGACCTGCTGGCCAAGGACGACCAGAACGGCGAGGCGGAGGCCTTCAAGGCAGAGATCAAGAAGACagatgtgaaagaagagaagaggaagaaggagctG AATGAAATCTTGAAAAGCACAGTAAGCAGCAACGACAAGAAAACCAAAGGCCGGACGGGGTGGCCTCAGCACGTCTGGGCCCTGGAGCTCAAGcagtga